A stretch of Methanosphaerula palustris E1-9c DNA encodes these proteins:
- a CDS encoding TOBE domain-containing protein, protein MKISARNQIAGTVKSIKKGPVSTEVVITIAGGNELVSSITTTSAENMNLKEGSKVFAVIKASEVMVGTD, encoded by the coding sequence ATGAAGATCAGCGCACGAAACCAGATTGCAGGAACAGTAAAGTCGATCAAGAAAGGTCCAGTGAGCACAGAGGTTGTGATCACCATCGCCGGAGGGAATGAACTCGTCTCATCGATCACCACGACCTCTGCAGAGAACATGAATCTGAAGGAAGGATCGAAGGTTTTTGCGGTCATAAAAGCATCAGAAGTGATGGTTGGAACCGATTAA
- a CDS encoding class I SAM-dependent methyltransferase — protein MTPIIPGCVPPFSHSRYWRDLWRQKKLALLAAPKYRTSHSYWKNKQNVLELYLKSRKTAAWQEKIRSHLDFMKISAGSRVLDIGGGTGTLAVPLAARGCRVTVVEPSPMMREGLAENECEAGVSGIRVIPKRWEDVSLQELDGPFDAVIDGYALSMPDIGEALEKMQASCTGTVHLFWFLTPPAWDRISIDLWPALHGGVYPGEPLADCLWQVLYEMGIHANLTVEAKRPTFFSSVEAAAQDYFQRLNCSTPEQEQVLLSYFGEHLHRSGDGFSFGGRSFSAHIWWNGGDGTA, from the coding sequence ATGACTCCCATCATCCCCGGCTGCGTTCCCCCGTTCTCCCATTCCCGATACTGGAGGGATCTCTGGCGGCAGAAGAAACTCGCCCTGTTGGCGGCACCGAAGTACAGAACCTCCCATTCCTACTGGAAGAACAAACAGAATGTTCTCGAACTGTACCTGAAGAGCCGGAAGACGGCGGCGTGGCAGGAGAAGATCAGGTCGCACCTCGACTTCATGAAGATATCTGCCGGCTCTCGGGTGCTCGATATCGGGGGAGGGACCGGAACCCTCGCGGTTCCGCTGGCCGCCCGGGGATGCCGGGTCACGGTCGTCGAACCATCTCCGATGATGCGGGAGGGATTGGCGGAGAATGAGTGTGAAGCAGGAGTATCCGGCATCCGGGTTATTCCAAAACGCTGGGAGGACGTATCCCTGCAGGAGCTGGATGGTCCGTTCGACGCCGTGATCGACGGGTATGCCCTCTCGATGCCGGATATCGGAGAAGCCCTGGAGAAGATGCAGGCCTCCTGCACCGGCACCGTCCATCTCTTCTGGTTTCTGACGCCCCCAGCCTGGGACCGAATAAGCATAGACCTCTGGCCGGCTCTCCATGGGGGCGTGTATCCCGGAGAACCGCTGGCGGACTGTCTCTGGCAGGTGTTATATGAAATGGGAATTCATGCGAACCTCACGGTCGAGGCGAAGAGACCGACGTTCTTCTCTTCTGTTGAAGCGGCCGCACAGGATTATTTCCAGCGCCTGAACTGCTCGACCCCGGAACAGGAACAGGTGCTGCTCTCCTATTTCGGGGAACACCTCCATCGATCCGGTGACGGTTTTTCGTTTGGGGGGCGATCGTTCAGTGCCCATATCTGGTGGAATGGTGGAGATGGAACTGCGTAG
- a CDS encoding FmdE family protein — translation MSEYEELFNKAKEFHGHVCPGIVLGTRLAIAGLRELGMDPHENNRNLIVYLEIDRCGADAVQAITGCSLGHRNLKHIDYGKFAATFVDIGTGKAVRVAVQEKNRAQHDQLDPKDVIKLLGEIPESEILKIERVQISVPEDDIPGFPREKATCSVCGEQVMDNRHIVVDGKVLCKNCGITSYYTVLES, via the coding sequence ATGAGTGAGTATGAAGAATTATTCAACAAGGCAAAGGAATTTCACGGGCATGTCTGCCCGGGTATCGTTCTTGGAACACGGCTGGCCATTGCAGGGTTGCGGGAACTGGGGATGGATCCCCACGAAAACAACCGCAATCTGATCGTCTACCTGGAGATCGATCGATGCGGGGCTGATGCCGTGCAGGCGATCACCGGGTGCTCGCTGGGCCATCGGAATCTCAAACACATCGACTACGGCAAATTTGCAGCGACCTTCGTCGACATCGGAACCGGCAAAGCAGTCCGTGTTGCTGTCCAGGAGAAGAACCGTGCACAGCACGACCAGCTGGACCCAAAGGACGTGATCAAACTCCTCGGAGAGATCCCCGAGTCGGAGATCCTGAAGATCGAGAGGGTGCAGATCTCCGTTCCCGAAGACGATATCCCGGGCTTTCCCCGGGAGAAAGCGACGTGCAGTGTCTGCGGGGAACAGGTCATGGACAACCGGCATATCGTCGTCGACGGAAAGGTTCTCTGCAAGAACTGCGGGATCACGTCGTATTATACTGTGCTGGAATCGTAG
- a CDS encoding class I SAM-dependent methyltransferase, whose amino-acid sequence MNNSPLHCTPASSDNPGDSPHPIDRFFWREQWRQLKLAHCAVPNYGNSRQFWGNKKKVHTVYTKGNTNHDEITRTRLDSMSIPDGSRVLDIGAGPGTYAIPLAARGCKVTVVEPSPVMRELLEARIQEEKIENLVVIPKRWEDVRVGELGEPFDAVIASYSLTMMDIGEALEKMNACCRGTVHLFWFLLPPAWVQVNRDLWPFLHGGIFPGEPTADWLWQVLYEMEIYANLQVDTRFPPSRYANVDEAVEEFLQRLNCTTPAQEETVRNYFQTMLRQDGDALVLGDGTLGAHLWWSTV is encoded by the coding sequence ATGAACAATTCACCATTGCATTGTACCCCGGCTTCTTCTGACAACCCGGGAGATTCCCCGCATCCCATCGACCGGTTTTTTTGGAGAGAGCAATGGCGCCAGCTGAAACTTGCCCATTGTGCAGTACCGAATTATGGCAACTCCCGACAGTTCTGGGGGAACAAAAAGAAGGTTCATACGGTATACACGAAAGGGAATACCAATCATGACGAGATCACCCGGACCCGGTTGGATTCGATGAGCATTCCGGACGGTTCGCGTGTTCTGGATATCGGAGCCGGACCGGGCACCTACGCCATCCCGCTCGCAGCCCGCGGTTGTAAGGTGACCGTGGTCGAACCCTCGCCGGTGATGCGGGAACTGCTGGAGGCCCGGATACAGGAAGAGAAGATCGAGAATCTTGTCGTCATCCCCAAACGCTGGGAGGATGTCCGGGTCGGCGAACTGGGTGAGCCATTCGATGCCGTCATCGCATCCTATTCCCTGACGATGATGGATATCGGGGAGGCCCTCGAGAAGATGAATGCCTGCTGCCGGGGAACGGTGCACCTCTTCTGGTTCCTGCTACCGCCGGCATGGGTTCAGGTCAACAGGGACCTGTGGCCGTTTCTGCACGGTGGCATCTTCCCCGGGGAACCGACTGCGGACTGGCTCTGGCAGGTCCTGTATGAGATGGAGATCTATGCAAATCTGCAGGTGGACACCCGTTTTCCCCCGTCACGGTATGCGAATGTGGATGAAGCCGTCGAAGAGTTCCTGCAGCGTCTGAACTGCACGACACCTGCCCAGGAGGAGACGGTTCGGAACTATTTCCAGACGATGCTTCGGCAGGACGGGGACGCCCTTGTCCTCGGGGACGGAACACTGGGTGCACACCTCTGGTGGAGCACCGTATAA
- a CDS encoding metal-dependent hydrolase produces the protein MITRHHISLACGGMLILYLPLIAGNPILLPVVGSGVCVGAVLPDIQMKRPRRFNALSPIWLLIQIFKKTVLRLYISLCERFLGVQTEAEDKRLTHSLPGLFFLTGFIACCVLLIMGLFPLSPELHYLRVFSAGIIVGLLFHFFEDLCTKKGLCLMYPFNETCRISGSIRPCNKEDFRIRHFHIMTGVTIVAIFLLYCTGLCPDDLKWPVSIGALAACAVMMLHDAEVRMTVTPRGDRHHN, from the coding sequence ATGATCACCCGTCACCATATCAGTCTCGCATGCGGGGGGATGCTCATCCTGTACCTGCCCCTGATCGCGGGAAACCCAATTCTGCTTCCAGTGGTCGGTTCCGGGGTCTGTGTCGGCGCCGTTCTGCCGGACATTCAGATGAAGCGGCCCCGGCGGTTCAACGCATTATCCCCAATCTGGCTTCTGATCCAGATCTTCAAGAAGACCGTGCTGCGTCTCTACATCTCCCTCTGTGAACGGTTCCTGGGGGTGCAGACAGAGGCTGAAGACAAACGGCTGACCCACTCCCTTCCAGGCCTCTTCTTCCTGACCGGCTTTATCGCGTGCTGCGTCCTCCTGATCATGGGGCTGTTCCCACTCAGTCCGGAACTCCATTACCTGAGAGTATTCTCTGCCGGCATCATCGTCGGCCTGCTCTTCCACTTCTTTGAGGATCTCTGCACCAAGAAGGGGTTGTGCCTCATGTACCCCTTCAACGAGACCTGCCGGATCTCCGGGAGTATCCGACCCTGCAACAAAGAGGATTTCCGTATCCGGCACTTCCATATCATGACCGGCGTCACGATTGTCGCAATATTCCTGCTCTACTGCACAGGACTCTGCCCGGACGACCTGAAGTGGCCGGTGAGTATCGGAGCCCTGGCCGCCTGTGCGGTTATGATGCTGCACGATGCAGAGGTCAGGATGACCGTAACGCCTAGAGGGGATCGGCATCACAACTAA
- a CDS encoding FecCD family ABC transporter permease gives MILTPSVGTVLVYCLLPVLFFASLFIGQYPVSPLHVLQLLAAPLVDLIPGHLIHFEPIWTAAEESVIYQVRLPRVIAAVIVGAGLSVAGAAYQGLFKNPLVSPDILGVSSGAGFGAALAILLSWNLAMVQLSAFCFGVLAVTVTYLLSRIYRTTPTLILVLSGIIVAAFFSALISLTKYVADPYEKLPAITFWLMGSLSSVRYSDIVMVIPPFLIATGILLLIRWRINLLAVGDDEARTLGIDTRRMAQVIILCSTLITASAVCIAGIIGWVGLVVPHLGRMLVGPDYTKLLPVCLLLGACYMLIIDDLARMLTNAEIPLGILTAIIGAPFFAYLLSRKSVGWI, from the coding sequence ATGATCCTCACGCCATCTGTGGGGACGGTGCTGGTCTACTGTCTCCTGCCGGTGCTCTTCTTCGCCTCGCTCTTTATCGGGCAGTACCCGGTCTCACCCCTGCATGTGCTCCAGCTGCTGGCCGCACCCCTGGTCGACCTGATACCTGGACACCTCATCCATTTCGAACCGATCTGGACGGCCGCTGAAGAGAGTGTCATCTATCAGGTCAGGCTCCCCCGGGTCATTGCCGCGGTGATCGTGGGTGCCGGGCTCTCGGTGGCCGGCGCTGCCTACCAGGGACTCTTCAAGAACCCGCTGGTCTCGCCGGACATCCTCGGTGTCTCTTCGGGGGCGGGGTTCGGAGCGGCCCTAGCCATCCTCCTGTCATGGAACCTGGCGATGGTCCAGTTGTCAGCCTTCTGCTTTGGAGTCCTGGCCGTGACCGTCACCTACCTGCTCAGCCGGATCTACCGGACGACACCGACCCTGATCCTCGTCCTCTCCGGTATCATTGTTGCGGCCTTCTTCTCTGCTCTGATCTCGCTCACCAAGTACGTCGCCGACCCGTACGAGAAGTTGCCGGCGATCACCTTCTGGCTGATGGGCAGTCTCTCGTCGGTCCGGTACTCGGATATCGTGATGGTGATTCCTCCCTTCCTTATCGCCACGGGTATCCTGCTCCTCATCCGCTGGCGGATCAATCTCCTTGCCGTGGGCGATGACGAGGCCCGGACGCTGGGGATCGACACCAGACGGATGGCACAGGTGATCATCCTCTGTTCGACGCTGATCACCGCATCGGCAGTCTGTATCGCCGGTATCATCGGCTGGGTCGGCCTGGTGGTCCCGCACCTCGGGCGGATGCTGGTCGGCCCGGATTATACCAAACTCTTGCCGGTCTGTCTGCTCTTAGGGGCCTGTTATATGCTCATCATCGACGATCTCGCCCGGATGCTCACGAATGCGGAGATCCCGCTGGGGATCCTGACCGCCATCATCGGGGCGCCGTTCTTTGCCTACCTGCTCAGCCGGAAGTCGGTGGGATGGATATGA
- a CDS encoding ABC transporter ATP-binding protein, whose product MILDVQEAGFRYDQRRKIFSDISFSLAEQEVLCILGPNGIGKSTLIRCLANLNPLCDGSIRLHDRDIRSLNRRDVAKIIGYVPQAHEIVFPFQVRDFVLMGRAPHLDLFSSPDREDHAKTDAAMDLVGITRIADKPVNEISGGEYQLAMIARALAQEPEVLLLDEPTSHLDFGNQIRVLEIIDRLARDGLSVIMSSHFPDHAFLSSNNVAIMQDGTFMAYGPAEAVVTEENLRRAYGVDVSIIYNHDVARQVCVPHMSGQCRCRDTQHPESMNAFKPVSKNEVKS is encoded by the coding sequence ATGATCCTCGATGTTCAGGAGGCCGGCTTCCGGTACGACCAGCGGCGGAAGATCTTTTCGGATATCTCATTCAGCCTTGCAGAGCAGGAGGTGCTCTGTATCCTCGGCCCGAACGGGATCGGAAAGTCGACCCTGATCCGCTGCCTGGCGAACCTCAACCCGCTCTGTGACGGGTCGATCCGGCTGCATGACCGGGATATCAGATCACTGAACCGCCGGGATGTGGCAAAGATTATCGGATACGTCCCCCAGGCCCACGAGATCGTCTTCCCCTTTCAGGTCCGGGACTTCGTCCTGATGGGCAGGGCGCCTCACCTCGATCTCTTCTCGTCCCCGGACAGAGAGGACCATGCGAAAACCGATGCAGCGATGGACCTCGTCGGCATCACCCGGATCGCCGACAAACCGGTGAACGAGATCAGCGGTGGAGAGTATCAACTGGCCATGATCGCCCGGGCCCTGGCCCAGGAGCCGGAGGTCCTGCTGCTGGACGAACCGACCTCGCACCTCGACTTCGGCAACCAGATCCGGGTCCTAGAGATCATCGACCGGCTCGCCCGCGACGGGTTATCGGTGATCATGAGTTCCCATTTCCCGGACCATGCGTTCCTGTCTTCCAACAACGTGGCGATCATGCAGGACGGGACGTTCATGGCCTACGGGCCGGCTGAAGCGGTGGTCACCGAAGAGAACCTGAGGCGGGCGTACGGGGTGGATGTCTCGATCATCTACAATCACGATGTCGCTCGCCAGGTCTGCGTGCCCCATATGTCCGGACAGTGCCGGTGCAGAGATACGCAGCATCCGGAGTCCATGAACGCGTTCAAACCTGTCTCAAAGAATGAGGTGAAATCATGA
- a CDS encoding class I SAM-dependent methyltransferase, translated as MNQKQACPNSLTNERKAREFNEVAKQVFAPIYPVIAEQILAKTKIMSGQGLDIGSGPGHLALAVAARSDLTMYAMDCSPIMKAIAQENIDEQNRSKTVKPVLGDVHTIPFDDGTFDLVVSRGSWFFWEDPLVAFREILRVMKDDGWAYIGGGFGNNSLKHEIIETMKVRDPDWERGFRNRQGTRNRKNVDGILNTAAGAGHYGFIDDESGLWIWMRR; from the coding sequence ATGAATCAGAAACAAGCATGCCCCAATTCCCTGACCAATGAGAGAAAGGCCCGGGAGTTCAACGAGGTGGCGAAGCAGGTCTTCGCCCCCATCTATCCGGTGATTGCCGAACAGATCCTGGCAAAAACAAAAATAATGTCCGGCCAGGGCCTGGACATCGGCAGCGGGCCGGGACATCTCGCGCTCGCCGTCGCAGCCCGGTCGGATCTCACCATGTATGCCATGGACTGCTCCCCGATCATGAAAGCGATCGCCCAGGAAAATATCGACGAACAGAACCGTTCAAAGACAGTGAAACCCGTTCTGGGCGATGTTCACACGATCCCGTTCGATGACGGGACCTTCGACCTCGTCGTCAGCCGCGGCTCCTGGTTCTTCTGGGAGGATCCCCTCGTTGCATTCCGGGAGATCCTGAGGGTCATGAAGGACGACGGGTGGGCGTATATCGGTGGCGGTTTTGGGAATAATTCCCTGAAACACGAGATCATTGAGACGATGAAGGTCCGGGATCCCGACTGGGAGCGAGGGTTCCGGAACCGGCAGGGGACCAGAAACCGGAAGAATGTCGACGGGATTCTGAACACCGCTGCCGGGGCCGGCCATTATGGATTCATCGATGACGAATCCGGGCTCTGGATCTGGATGCGGCGCTGA
- a CDS encoding radical SAM protein, producing MYITSDGTITERFAGSYLVRYPISIETMPLLHFYPRGKFLQVSTIRCNFSCTGCVSEVLTRATKKFGPALTKLTPDEIVDRAEAEHCLGIMFCLNEPAVSFGTFLDLAETAHSRGLLVGCSTNGYFTESALRRLLPFIDAVNIELNGRSDEEDQACGAEHAEPVFRNIRTLFMNGVHVEVAVMHMNGNEEEVLAACQEIAGISPAIPIQVMRFIPLGSADLSLEPSIHQSERFCDTIRNYSSFVYLFNSPGSPYLNTLCPHCGEPVITREMLGPMGARIIGLQPLGVCACGYHLPVTGSIASGSFLEEGMMGGYRPTRAFEIIQAILTCLDVTDDTACARVWLDFMQSNYINELHKKIQTIDSYYEIVTYLAGLTGREAKGAELIEHMQARAGFIQDHVSALPKPRVYYMMGTPFFALNEGRFETRLVEAAGGFSVNRDLPRMGKPGITVTPADLERMDPDIIVISGLFSSPPEEVMAFCREHGVCTRAADAGKIVSMPPSWDFGNPRWILGLMVLANALHPEVFQFDLDAEADTFYRKFYGMPFVDAQPNRSFFRPDPGAAGPNELI from the coding sequence ATGTATATCACGAGTGACGGTACGATCACCGAACGGTTCGCCGGGTCGTATCTGGTGAGGTACCCGATCAGCATCGAGACGATGCCCCTCCTTCACTTCTATCCCCGGGGAAAATTTCTCCAGGTGAGCACCATCAGGTGTAACTTTTCCTGCACCGGCTGTGTCTCCGAGGTATTGACCCGGGCGACGAAGAAATTCGGGCCGGCGCTGACGAAACTGACCCCCGACGAGATCGTCGACCGGGCAGAAGCAGAGCACTGTCTGGGCATCATGTTCTGTCTGAACGAACCCGCCGTCTCCTTCGGGACATTTCTCGACCTGGCCGAGACCGCCCACAGCCGGGGGCTGCTGGTCGGGTGTTCCACCAACGGCTACTTCACGGAGAGCGCCCTCCGCCGGCTTCTCCCCTTCATCGATGCCGTGAACATCGAGTTGAACGGACGGAGCGATGAGGAGGACCAGGCGTGCGGGGCCGAGCATGCAGAACCGGTATTCCGGAATATCAGGACGCTGTTTATGAATGGGGTCCATGTCGAGGTCGCGGTGATGCATATGAACGGCAATGAGGAGGAGGTGCTCGCTGCCTGTCAGGAGATCGCCGGGATCTCTCCGGCCATTCCCATCCAGGTCATGCGGTTCATCCCGCTGGGATCCGCCGATCTCTCCCTCGAACCTTCTATCCACCAATCCGAACGGTTCTGCGATACGATCAGGAACTATTCATCGTTCGTGTACCTGTTCAACTCTCCCGGGAGTCCGTACCTCAACACCCTCTGTCCCCATTGTGGAGAACCGGTGATCACCCGGGAGATGCTGGGGCCGATGGGGGCACGAATCATCGGTCTTCAACCGCTGGGGGTGTGCGCCTGCGGGTATCACCTGCCCGTGACCGGCTCGATTGCATCGGGTTCGTTTCTGGAAGAGGGGATGATGGGGGGCTACCGCCCGACCCGGGCATTCGAGATCATCCAGGCGATCCTGACCTGCCTGGATGTCACCGATGATACGGCCTGCGCCCGGGTCTGGCTCGATTTCATGCAGAGCAACTACATCAACGAGCTTCACAAGAAGATCCAGACGATCGATTCCTATTACGAGATCGTGACCTATCTGGCCGGACTGACCGGACGGGAGGCGAAGGGAGCCGAACTCATCGAACATATGCAGGCGAGGGCGGGGTTCATCCAGGATCACGTATCCGCCCTGCCCAAGCCCCGGGTGTATTACATGATGGGCACCCCGTTCTTTGCGCTCAACGAGGGACGGTTTGAGACCCGTCTGGTCGAGGCCGCCGGCGGGTTCTCGGTGAACCGGGACCTGCCGAGGATGGGAAAGCCCGGAATTACCGTGACGCCGGCTGACCTTGAGAGGATGGACCCGGATATCATCGTCATATCCGGGCTCTTCTCCAGTCCGCCGGAGGAGGTGATGGCCTTCTGCAGGGAGCACGGGGTGTGTACCCGGGCTGCTGACGCCGGAAAGATCGTCAGTATGCCCCCATCCTGGGATTTCGGGAATCCACGCTGGATCCTGGGGCTCATGGTGCTTGCAAATGCCCTTCACCCGGAGGTGTTCCAGTTCGATCTGGACGCCGAAGCGGACACTTTTTATCGAAAATTCTATGGCATGCCGTTTGTGGATGCACAACCCAACCGGTCGTTCTTCAGACCGGATCCCGGCGCAGCCGGCCCCAATGAACTGATCTAA
- a CDS encoding ABC transporter substrate-binding protein codes for MKKNYQIILIIAAVLVIAGIAAVVMSGAASANTPSSVSHGNSTKTISDMLGRTLVVPQTITRVLSTEPPTTILTYVLAPDKLIGVNFDLNQINGSVYLPEKYRSLPNVGGWYGKTTGNYETFISMNPEVILYGGMNEGNFSGTLDERQQKFGVIPVAGVLDSMNATDYNPSIRFLGTLLGADQQAASLSEFYNRVLSNVTSRVSGIPKNERVGVYYAEGPKGLQTDPSGSTHADLIELAGGVNVADCQITPGNGMTAVSMEQVTKWNPDVIIVGDPDFYSTVYNDTLWQSIPAVKNHRVYLVPQSPFTWFDRPPGVNRILGIPWTAKILYPEKFTDTNMPALTREFYSKFYHYNLTDDEVNSLLDPLLR; via the coding sequence ATGAAAAAGAATTACCAGATAATCCTGATTATCGCAGCGGTCCTCGTCATCGCAGGAATCGCTGCTGTTGTAATGAGCGGTGCCGCCTCGGCGAATACACCGTCATCGGTATCACATGGAAACAGTACAAAGACCATCTCCGATATGCTGGGCCGGACGCTGGTTGTCCCCCAGACGATCACTCGAGTGCTCAGCACGGAACCGCCGACCACGATCCTCACCTATGTGCTGGCACCGGACAAACTGATCGGGGTCAACTTCGATCTGAACCAGATCAACGGTTCCGTCTACCTGCCTGAAAAATATCGTTCCCTCCCCAATGTCGGCGGCTGGTACGGCAAAACGACCGGGAATTATGAGACGTTCATATCAATGAACCCCGAGGTCATTCTCTATGGCGGTATGAACGAGGGAAACTTTTCAGGCACGCTGGATGAGCGCCAGCAGAAGTTCGGCGTAATACCGGTTGCCGGGGTGCTGGATTCCATGAATGCCACAGATTACAATCCATCGATCCGCTTCCTTGGCACACTGCTTGGCGCTGATCAGCAGGCAGCATCGCTCTCCGAGTTCTATAACCGGGTGCTCTCAAATGTCACCTCACGGGTTTCAGGTATTCCAAAGAATGAGCGTGTCGGGGTTTATTACGCAGAAGGCCCCAAGGGACTCCAGACCGATCCCTCGGGTTCTACGCATGCGGATCTGATCGAGCTGGCCGGCGGGGTCAATGTGGCTGATTGTCAGATCACACCAGGGAATGGTATGACAGCGGTCTCGATGGAGCAGGTGACGAAGTGGAACCCAGATGTGATCATCGTGGGCGACCCGGACTTTTACAGCACGGTCTATAACGACACCCTCTGGCAGTCGATTCCAGCGGTGAAGAACCACCGGGTCTATCTCGTTCCGCAGTCACCATTCACCTGGTTCGACCGGCCACCGGGCGTCAACCGGATCCTCGGTATCCCGTGGACGGCGAAGATCCTGTACCCCGAGAAGTTCACCGATACGAACATGCCGGCGCTCACCCGGGAGTTCTATTCGAAGTTCTACCACTACAACCTGACGGATGACGAGGTGAACAGTCTGCTGGATCCTCTGCTCCGGTAA